The proteins below are encoded in one region of Archocentrus centrarchus isolate MPI-CPG fArcCen1 chromosome 13, fArcCen1, whole genome shotgun sequence:
- the LOC115790781 gene encoding multidrug and toxin extrusion protein 1-like has product MDTGVGLENAPISSWREYFLFQRVRMLVPVGFKSEIKELSKLSLPVMISQLMSFSVSFVSTIFCGHLGKTELAGVSLAIAVINVTGVSIGIGLASACDTLVSQTFGSGNLLKIGVILQRAILILLLACFPCWAILINTEPILLAIRQEPEVARLCQMYVKIFMPALPASFMYSLETRYLQNQGIIWPQVITGFAVNLLNALINYIVLFVLNLGVAGSAIANTISQFSMAGILFVYILWKGLHKATWGGWSRECLRDWGSYIRLAIPGMVMLCVEWWTYEIGGFLAGLISEVELGAQAVVYELANVAYMFPMGFSIAGSVRVGNALGGGETEQAKLSAKTSMFCAVSVSVCLAALIGGLKDHISYVFTYDEQIRQRVSDVISFYAPFILLDATSAAVGGIIRGAGKQKVGAICNILGYYGVGFPIGVSLMFAAKLGIKGLWTGLLTCVFLQCFVLIFYLIKMNWKRVTVEAQVRAGVRGSSTDTGTQPDDSGNSEVQADTFDLMDTEEEPAVRSAEVELSYRTLVLRRGLALAAMLFILAVGIILNLLIINLAT; this is encoded by the exons ATGGATACCGGTGTTGGCCTAGAGAACGCACCTATTTCTTCGTGGAGGGAATATTTTCTATTCCAGAGGGTCCGCATGTTGGTTCCTGTTGGATTCAAGAGCGAAATAAAAGAGCTGTCAAAACTTTCATTACCAGTG ATGATATCCCAGCTTATGAGTTTTTCAGTGAGTTTCGTTAGTACGATATTTTGTGGCCATCTGGGGAAGACAGAGCTGGCAGGAGTGTCTCTGGCCATTGCA GTTATTAATGTTACAGGTGTATCTATTGGTATTGGTTTGGCATCGGCATGTGATACTCTGGTTTCTCAG ACCTTTGGAAGTGGTAACCTCCTGAAAATTGGAGTTATTCTGCAGCGGGCCATCCTCATTTTGCTCCTGGCTTGTTTCCCCTGTTGGGCCATCCTCATCAACACAGAGCCTATCCTGCTGGCAATCAGACAAGAACCAGAAGTGGCAAG GTTGTGTCAGATGTATGTGAAGATCTTTATGCCAGCACTTCCT gCTTCATTCATGTACTCATTAGAAACAAGATATCTGCAAAACCAG GGCATTATATGGCCACAGGTAATCACAGGCTTTGCTGTCAATCTTCTGAATGCTCTCATCAACTACATCGTTCTCTTCGTGTTAAATCTTGGAGTTGC AGGTTCTGCTATAGCCAACACCATTTCCCAGTTCTCCATGGCTGGAATTCTCTTTGTTTATATCTTATGGAAAGGTCTTCATAAGGCCACTTGGGGAG GTTGGTCTCGAGAGTGCCTCAGGGACTGGGGCTCATACATCCGCTTGGCTATCCCTGGCATGGTCATGCTATGTGTTGAATGGTGGACATATGAGATTGGAGGCTTTCTGGCAG GTCTCATAAGTGAAGTGGAACTTGGAGCTCAAGCAGTTGTGTATGAACTGGCAAATGTTGCGTACATG TTCCCCATGGGTTTCAGCATAGCGGGCAGCGTAAGAGTTGGAAATGCTTTGGGAGGTGGAGAAACAGAGCAGGCCAAGCTGTCTGCTAAAACATCAATGTTCTGTGCAG TGTCAGTGTCTGTATGTTTGGCAGCTCTCATTGGGGGCCTAAAGGACCACATCTCTTACGTCTTTACATATGATGA ACAAATCAGGCAAAGAGTTTCTGATGTCATATCTTTTTATGCTCCTTTCATTCTACTAGATGCAACATCT GCTGCCGTGGGTGGTATAATAAGAGGAGCAGGTAAACAGAAAGTTGGAGCTATTTGCAACATTTTGGGATATTATGGTGTTGGCTTTCCGATTGGAGTGTCActgatgtttgcagccaaaTTAGGAATCAAGG gTCTGTGGACAGGCTTGTTAACTTGTGTGTTCCTGCAGTGTTTCGTCCTGATTTTCTATTTGATAAAAATGAACTGGAAAAGGGTCACAGTTGAG GCTCAGGTCAGAGCAGGAGTGCGTGGAAGCTCCACAGACACAG GTACCCAACCAGATGACTCTGGGAACTCAGAGGTTCAAGCAGACACCTTTGACCTGATGGATACTGAGGAGGAACCTGCAGTGAGATCAGCTGAAGTGGAGCTCTCTTACAGAACTCTGGTTCTGCGTAGGGGCCTGGCTCTGGCTGCCATGCTGTTCATCTTGGCTGTTGGTATTATTTTAAATCTGCTAATAATCAACTTGGCTACCTGA
- the LOC115790744 gene encoding multidrug and toxin extrusion protein 1-like isoform X1, producing MDTGVGVESAPIASWRECFVIQRVRMLVPVGFKSEIKALSKLSLPVMISLLMSFSVSFVSTIFCGHLGKTELAGVSLAIAVINVTGVSVGFGLTSACDTLVSQTFGSGNLLKIGVILQRAILILLLACFPCWAILINTEPILLAIRQEPEVARLCQMYVKIFMPALPAAFMYSLEVSYLENQGIIWPQVITGFAVNLLNALINYIVLFVLNLGVAGSAIANTISQFSMAGILFVYILWKGLHKATWGGWSRECLRDWGSYIHLAIPGMIMMCAEWWTYEIGGFLAGLISEVELGAQAVVYELSNVAYMFPMGFSIAGSVRVGNALGGGETERAKLSAKTSMFCAVSVSVCLAALIGGLKDHISYVFTYDEQIRQRVSDVISFYAPFILLDATSAALGGIIRGAGKQKVGAICNILGYYGVGFPIGVSLMFAAKLGIKGLWTGLLTCVFLQCFVLIFYLIKMNWKRVTVEAQVRAGVRGSSTDTGTQPDDSGNSEVQADTTDLMDTEEEPAVRSAEVELSYRTLVLRRGLALAAMLFILAVGIILNLLIINLAT from the exons ATGGATACCGGTGTTGGCGTAGAGAGCGCACCTATTGCCTCATGGAGGGAATGTTTTGTAATCCAGAGGGTCCGCATGTTGGTACCTGTTGGATTCAAGAGCGAAATAAAAGCGCTGTCAAAACTTTCACTACCAGTG ATGATATCCCTGCTCATGAGTTTTTCAGTGAGTTTCGTTAGTACGATATTTTGTGGCCATCTGGGGAAGACAGAGCTGGCAGGAGTGTCTCTGGCCATTGCA GTTATTAATGTTACAGGTGTATCTGTTGGATTTGGTTTGACATCAGCATGTGATACTCTGGTTTCTCAG ACCTTTGGAAGTGGTAACCTCCTGAAAATTGGAGTTATTCTGCAGCGGGCCATCCTCATTTTGCTCCTGGCTTGTTTCCCCTGCTGGGCCATCCTCATCAACACAGAGCCTATCCTGCTGGCAATCAGACAAGAACCAGAAGTGGCAAG GTTGTGTCAGATGTATGTGAAGATCTTTATGCCAGCACTTCCT gCTGCATTCATGTACTCATTAGAAGTAAGTTATCTGGAAAACCAG GGCATTATATGGCCACAGGTAATCACAGGCTTTGCTGTCAATCTTCTGAATGCTCTCATCAACTACATCGTTCTCTTCGTGTTAAATCTTGGAGTTGC AGGTTCTGCTATAGCCAACACCATTTCCCAGTTCTCCATGGCTGGAATTCTCTTTGTTTATATCTTATGGAAAGGTCTTCATAAGGCCACTTGGGGAG gttGGTCTCGAGAGTGCCTCAGGGACTGGGGCTCGTACATCCACTTGGCTATCCCAGGCATGATCATGATGTGTGCTGAATGGTGGACATATGAGATTGGAGGCTTTCTGGCAG GTCTCATAAGTGAAGTGGAACTTGGAGCTCAAGCAGTTGTGTATGAATTGTCAAATGTTGCGTACATG TTCCCCATGGGTTTCAGCATAGCGGGCAGCGTAAGAGTTGGAAATGCTTTGGGAGGTGGAGAAACAGAGCGGGCCAAGCTGTCTGCTAAAACATCAATGTTCTGTGCAG TGTCAGTGTCTGTATGTTTGGCAGCTCTCATTGGGGGCCTAAAGGACCACATCTCTTACGTCTTTACATATGATGA ACAAATCAGGCAAAGAGTTTCTGATGTCATATCTTTTTATGCTCCTTTCATTCTACTAGATGCAACATCT GCTGCCTTGGGTGGTATAATAAGAGGAGCAGGTAAACAGAAAGTTGGAGCTATTTGCAACATTTTGGGATATTATGGTGTTGGCTTTCCGATTGGAGTGTCActgatgtttgcagccaaaTTAGGAATCAAGG gTCTGTGGACAGGCTTGTTAACTTGTGTGTTCCTGCAGTGTTTCGTCCTGATTTTCTATTTGATAAAAATGAACTGGAAAAGGGTCACAGTTGAG GCTCAGGTCAGAGCAGGAGTGCGTGGAAGCTCCACAGACACAG GTACCCAACCAGATGACTCTGGGAACTCAGAGGTTCAAGCTGACACCACTGACCTGATGGATACTGAGGAGGAACCTGCAGTGAGATCAGCTGAAGTGGAGCTCTCTTACAGAACTCTGGTCCTGCGTAGGGGCCTGGCTCTGGCTGCCATGCTGTTCATCTTGGCTGTTGGTATTATTTTAAATCTGCTAATAATCAACTTGGCTACCTGA
- the LOC115790744 gene encoding multidrug and toxin extrusion protein 1-like isoform X2, producing MISLLMSFSVSFVSTIFCGHLGKTELAGVSLAIAVINVTGVSVGFGLTSACDTLVSQTFGSGNLLKIGVILQRAILILLLACFPCWAILINTEPILLAIRQEPEVARLCQMYVKIFMPALPAAFMYSLEVSYLENQGIIWPQVITGFAVNLLNALINYIVLFVLNLGVAGSAIANTISQFSMAGILFVYILWKGLHKATWGGWSRECLRDWGSYIHLAIPGMIMMCAEWWTYEIGGFLAGLISEVELGAQAVVYELSNVAYMFPMGFSIAGSVRVGNALGGGETERAKLSAKTSMFCAVSVSVCLAALIGGLKDHISYVFTYDEQIRQRVSDVISFYAPFILLDATSAALGGIIRGAGKQKVGAICNILGYYGVGFPIGVSLMFAAKLGIKGLWTGLLTCVFLQCFVLIFYLIKMNWKRVTVEAQVRAGVRGSSTDTGTQPDDSGNSEVQADTTDLMDTEEEPAVRSAEVELSYRTLVLRRGLALAAMLFILAVGIILNLLIINLAT from the exons ATGATATCCCTGCTCATGAGTTTTTCAGTGAGTTTCGTTAGTACGATATTTTGTGGCCATCTGGGGAAGACAGAGCTGGCAGGAGTGTCTCTGGCCATTGCA GTTATTAATGTTACAGGTGTATCTGTTGGATTTGGTTTGACATCAGCATGTGATACTCTGGTTTCTCAG ACCTTTGGAAGTGGTAACCTCCTGAAAATTGGAGTTATTCTGCAGCGGGCCATCCTCATTTTGCTCCTGGCTTGTTTCCCCTGCTGGGCCATCCTCATCAACACAGAGCCTATCCTGCTGGCAATCAGACAAGAACCAGAAGTGGCAAG GTTGTGTCAGATGTATGTGAAGATCTTTATGCCAGCACTTCCT gCTGCATTCATGTACTCATTAGAAGTAAGTTATCTGGAAAACCAG GGCATTATATGGCCACAGGTAATCACAGGCTTTGCTGTCAATCTTCTGAATGCTCTCATCAACTACATCGTTCTCTTCGTGTTAAATCTTGGAGTTGC AGGTTCTGCTATAGCCAACACCATTTCCCAGTTCTCCATGGCTGGAATTCTCTTTGTTTATATCTTATGGAAAGGTCTTCATAAGGCCACTTGGGGAG gttGGTCTCGAGAGTGCCTCAGGGACTGGGGCTCGTACATCCACTTGGCTATCCCAGGCATGATCATGATGTGTGCTGAATGGTGGACATATGAGATTGGAGGCTTTCTGGCAG GTCTCATAAGTGAAGTGGAACTTGGAGCTCAAGCAGTTGTGTATGAATTGTCAAATGTTGCGTACATG TTCCCCATGGGTTTCAGCATAGCGGGCAGCGTAAGAGTTGGAAATGCTTTGGGAGGTGGAGAAACAGAGCGGGCCAAGCTGTCTGCTAAAACATCAATGTTCTGTGCAG TGTCAGTGTCTGTATGTTTGGCAGCTCTCATTGGGGGCCTAAAGGACCACATCTCTTACGTCTTTACATATGATGA ACAAATCAGGCAAAGAGTTTCTGATGTCATATCTTTTTATGCTCCTTTCATTCTACTAGATGCAACATCT GCTGCCTTGGGTGGTATAATAAGAGGAGCAGGTAAACAGAAAGTTGGAGCTATTTGCAACATTTTGGGATATTATGGTGTTGGCTTTCCGATTGGAGTGTCActgatgtttgcagccaaaTTAGGAATCAAGG gTCTGTGGACAGGCTTGTTAACTTGTGTGTTCCTGCAGTGTTTCGTCCTGATTTTCTATTTGATAAAAATGAACTGGAAAAGGGTCACAGTTGAG GCTCAGGTCAGAGCAGGAGTGCGTGGAAGCTCCACAGACACAG GTACCCAACCAGATGACTCTGGGAACTCAGAGGTTCAAGCTGACACCACTGACCTGATGGATACTGAGGAGGAACCTGCAGTGAGATCAGCTGAAGTGGAGCTCTCTTACAGAACTCTGGTCCTGCGTAGGGGCCTGGCTCTGGCTGCCATGCTGTTCATCTTGGCTGTTGGTATTATTTTAAATCTGCTAATAATCAACTTGGCTACCTGA